A single window of Selenomonas sputigena DNA harbors:
- a CDS encoding tetratricopeptide repeat protein, which translates to MPEGKMTGKMRRLLARAALAALLAACAGASLPSVAQAAQGTPAFAVQGAQAATDTGAKKDAAVPVFVARPHFAADLPAEVNEKAAAEVRFFIAEPLTEPILEEEAPPESVEILGAAEATQAQMAAFIRRRNPQPKLACSVEEIVRLYYEEAGAEGVRADIALCQALKETGFFAYGGDVLPAQNNYCGLGATGNKAKGAYFATPQEGVRAHIQHLMAYATTERPHAPLVDPRYDLVRLYRTDIYGKIKHWTGLNGVWAVPGTSYGQDILLLCREATTPDASDASLAFAEKKLTEKKNAAAYVYRAIVFAKRGESERAAADLEAALRLSPKSAAALYDRALFFTAAGDEKRAKADLEALIKAHPDFAYAWYNLGVMNLKAGRNNAAMRDFERVLALVPQSANAQSNIGIALVREKKYREAWRAFAQAAEINTTNPTVLMNQIVFAACLKE; encoded by the coding sequence ATGCCCGAAGGAAAAATGACGGGAAAAATGCGGCGTCTTCTGGCGAGAGCCGCCTTGGCGGCTCTCCTCGCCGCGTGCGCGGGAGCGTCCCTGCCGTCCGTGGCGCAGGCGGCGCAAGGGACGCCCGCCTTCGCCGTGCAAGGCGCACAGGCGGCGACGGACACGGGCGCGAAGAAGGACGCTGCCGTGCCCGTGTTCGTCGCCCGCCCGCACTTTGCGGCAGATCTTCCCGCCGAGGTCAACGAGAAGGCGGCGGCAGAGGTGCGCTTCTTCATTGCCGAGCCGCTGACCGAGCCGATCTTGGAGGAGGAGGCGCCGCCCGAGAGCGTCGAGATCCTAGGAGCGGCGGAGGCGACGCAGGCGCAGATGGCGGCTTTCATCCGGCGGCGCAATCCGCAGCCGAAGCTCGCCTGCTCCGTCGAGGAGATCGTGCGGCTCTACTACGAGGAGGCAGGGGCGGAAGGCGTGCGTGCCGACATCGCCCTTTGCCAGGCATTGAAGGAGACGGGATTCTTCGCCTACGGCGGCGACGTCCTGCCCGCTCAGAACAACTACTGCGGTCTCGGCGCGACGGGCAACAAGGCCAAGGGCGCGTACTTCGCCACGCCGCAGGAAGGCGTGCGCGCTCACATTCAGCACCTCATGGCATACGCGACGACCGAGAGACCGCACGCGCCGCTCGTCGATCCGCGCTACGATCTCGTGCGCCTCTACCGCACCGACATCTACGGCAAGATCAAGCACTGGACGGGACTCAACGGCGTCTGGGCCGTGCCGGGCACCTCTTACGGGCAGGACATCCTGCTGCTCTGCCGCGAAGCGACGACGCCCGACGCGAGCGACGCCTCGCTCGCCTTCGCCGAGAAGAAGCTCACCGAAAAGAAAAATGCCGCCGCTTACGTCTATCGCGCCATCGTCTTTGCGAAGCGCGGCGAGAGCGAGAGGGCGGCAGCTGACTTGGAGGCGGCTCTTCGGCTCTCACCGAAGAGCGCGGCAGCGCTCTATGATCGTGCACTCTTCTTTACGGCAGCGGGCGATGAAAAACGTGCGAAGGCCGACCTCGAAGCGCTTATCAAGGCGCATCCCGACTTCGCCTACGCATGGTACAACCTCGGCGTCATGAACCTCAAGGCGGGCAGGAACAATGCTGCGATGAGAGACTTCGAGCGCGTGCTCGCCCTCGTGCCGCAGTCGGCGAACGCCCAGAGCAACATCGGCATCGCCCTCGTGCGCGAGAAGAAATACCGAGAAGCGTGGCGAGCCTTCGCGCAAGCCGCTGAGATCAACACGACGAACCCGACGGTGCTGATGAATCAGATCGTTTTCGCCGCGTGCCTGAAAGAATAG